From a region of the Marinomonas mediterranea MMB-1 genome:
- a CDS encoding DUF2333 family protein yields the protein MANFIDRIAFWKHTDNLSGIGKGAVAGLLVIVLLIGGLGFYWSQAPSEFDVVAAAKARAEERGYLNNSKKLAVGYTTTNTLYEMVDTLLEKPGGFITNDIMPPGVFMDNMPAWEFGVLVQARDLARALRKEFSRSQSQSTEDVNLKVAEPQFNFDNKSWALPSSESEYQKGNDELLEYLDRLANKSESNAQFYARADNLRDWLSDVSTRLGSLSQRLSASVTKVRENTDLAGDPTARQSTATGSHTYVRTPWTKIDDVFYEARGASWALIHILKAIEVDFVFTLQDKNALVSLRQIIRELESTQATVWSPMILNGSGFGMLANHSLVMASYISRANAAIIDLRRLLEQG from the coding sequence ATGGCGAATTTTATTGATCGCATTGCGTTTTGGAAGCATACCGATAATTTGTCAGGTATAGGCAAAGGCGCAGTCGCGGGTCTGTTAGTTATTGTATTACTCATTGGGGGGCTTGGATTCTATTGGAGCCAAGCGCCGAGTGAATTTGACGTCGTTGCAGCCGCGAAAGCACGCGCAGAAGAGCGGGGTTATTTAAACAATAGCAAGAAACTAGCGGTGGGTTATACCACGACAAATACACTCTATGAGATGGTTGATACGTTGCTTGAGAAGCCGGGCGGTTTCATTACAAATGACATCATGCCTCCAGGTGTCTTTATGGATAATATGCCTGCTTGGGAATTTGGTGTATTGGTTCAGGCGCGTGATCTTGCGCGCGCATTGAGAAAGGAATTTAGTCGATCGCAATCTCAATCGACCGAAGATGTGAATTTAAAAGTGGCTGAGCCTCAGTTCAACTTTGACAATAAGAGTTGGGCGTTGCCTTCAAGTGAGAGTGAATACCAAAAAGGTAATGATGAATTACTCGAGTATTTGGATCGTTTAGCGAACAAGTCTGAGTCAAATGCGCAATTTTACGCGCGCGCCGATAACCTACGTGATTGGCTATCAGACGTATCGACGCGATTAGGTTCACTCTCTCAGCGTCTGTCTGCAAGTGTGACTAAGGTGCGTGAAAATACGGATCTTGCGGGAGATCCGACCGCACGTCAGTCTACCGCAACGGGATCTCATACCTATGTTCGTACACCGTGGACCAAAATTGATGATGTATTCTACGAAGCTCGTGGCGCAAGTTGGGCATTGATTCATATTTTGAAAGCAATCGAAGTGGACTTTGTCTTTACGTTGCAAGATAAAAATGCGCTGGTGAGCTTACGTCAGATTATTAGGGAACTAGAATCGACACAGGCAACGGTATGGTCTCCAATGATCCTAAACGGAAGTGGTTTTGGCATGTTAGCGAATCACTCTTTGGTTATGGCATCTTATATATCACGAGCAAATGCAGCGATTATTGACCTACGTAGGTTACTAGAACAAGGTTAA
- a CDS encoding putative periplasmic lipoprotein — protein MIKKYFYFLVTALLLSGCAGTPTQKENQPAVLSESGSGNNGGISVEKMQNDTINQDVSNKEKSTATDAVEGDAVQADVDSRAQSREIVKSKDEIVNRLLYLAGVAYDKKRLLTPEHDNANLYYQAALGREPSNYYATQGLAKIVETYVDWAQSAASNHQYRTAYRYLENAKSVNTQDPLISETETQISSEERELKRKRASMVNGNNPIVSNRYYLPPNLFRLSEEEILAKMQPIIDRVAAKQERLVINWANDKEARTIYQIVNSRTPEFRVRAMIHHRTDYSIELKPH, from the coding sequence TTGATAAAAAAGTACTTTTATTTCCTAGTTACCGCTTTATTGCTATCAGGCTGTGCTGGGACGCCGACGCAAAAAGAGAATCAACCTGCCGTACTTTCTGAGTCAGGCTCTGGAAATAATGGCGGAATCTCTGTTGAAAAAATGCAAAATGATACGATCAATCAAGATGTTTCTAATAAAGAAAAGTCGACTGCCACTGATGCGGTCGAAGGTGACGCCGTTCAAGCTGATGTAGACTCACGTGCTCAGTCGAGAGAAATCGTAAAAAGCAAAGATGAAATAGTGAACCGCTTGCTGTATTTAGCGGGTGTTGCCTACGATAAAAAGCGACTATTAACGCCAGAACACGATAACGCCAACCTTTATTATCAGGCAGCGCTTGGAAGAGAACCTAGTAATTACTATGCAACACAGGGGCTGGCTAAGATAGTTGAAACGTATGTAGATTGGGCGCAATCAGCGGCGTCCAATCATCAATATCGTACCGCTTATCGTTATTTGGAAAATGCAAAATCGGTCAACACGCAAGATCCATTGATATCTGAGACTGAAACTCAAATATCCAGTGAAGAGCGTGAGTTAAAACGTAAGAGAGCGAGCATGGTAAATGGAAATAACCCTATTGTGTCGAACCGCTACTATTTACCTCCCAATCTATTTAGATTGAGTGAAGAGGAGATTCTTGCAAAAATGCAACCTATTATAGATAGAGTAGCAGCGAAGCAAGAGCGCCTGGTTATTAATTGGGCAAACGATAAAGAGGCGCGAACGATTTATCAAATTGTTAACAGTCGTACGCCAGAATTTAGAGTAAGGGCGATGATTCATCATCGAACTGATTATTCAATAGAACTTAAACCACATTAG
- the dsbD gene encoding protein-disulfide reductase DsbD codes for MTHFLRSISIFLWLISASFANAFDFGSSFGANSRSNNPEFLPVEQAFVLSVNKRGEHLIATWDIQDGYYLYKHQLKLKGRDGNKLTFSNIPSGTPKTDPYFGDVEVYHNSLSVDISPVGDLENGTELEALIGFQGCAERGLCYPPQSSPIYFTVTQSDSGVSKAPLSINNESTNDAKAEKPIEQNSLQTKASTPEPSIAANVIDHLTNDSWMASLAIMFGLGLLLSLTPCVLPMIPIVSAIVVGTKSSALKGLALSAVYVISMALTYAAIGALAGLFGTQLNLQATLQSPFIISISAFLFLLLSLAMFGVYEIRLPAFITDRLQSYSTKLESNSQRASLSQYAAVALSGVIATLIVSPCVSAPLAGVVLYISSSGDSVYGAVMLFTMALGMGVPLLLVGFFGASILPKNGDWLNDIKSIMGFGLLGVAIWLLSRYLDGQLSVLLWAIFFLMLTSYFIHRSVSIQSHPIRWFCALISGVMGISLAIGALSGARNPIEPFETLTSSSTAITESRDVPYAVTIGSLTELQKIKMDYQGSPIVLDLYADWCISCKVIEEEIFKSTDVMPYWSHIKIVRVDVTDNTQDNKQLMQHLNLFGPPSLIFINRKGQEEAQLKIIGEPTKTEVIQRLQLLSTTQQSLQ; via the coding sequence ATGACACACTTTTTACGTAGTATTTCTATTTTCCTTTGGCTTATCAGTGCCTCTTTTGCAAACGCATTCGACTTCGGCTCTTCTTTTGGCGCCAATAGCCGCTCAAATAATCCTGAGTTTCTGCCAGTCGAGCAAGCCTTTGTTCTCTCTGTAAACAAGAGAGGGGAGCATCTCATCGCGACCTGGGACATCCAAGATGGGTATTATCTGTACAAACATCAATTAAAACTCAAAGGCCGAGATGGTAACAAATTAACCTTTAGCAATATTCCATCGGGCACACCCAAAACTGACCCTTATTTTGGCGATGTCGAGGTCTACCATAACTCTCTTTCAGTCGATATATCACCCGTAGGTGACCTCGAAAATGGAACCGAGCTAGAAGCCTTAATTGGGTTTCAAGGGTGTGCAGAACGAGGATTGTGCTACCCGCCACAATCTTCACCTATTTATTTTACCGTAACCCAATCGGACTCTGGCGTATCGAAAGCGCCTCTCTCTATAAACAACGAGAGTACAAACGACGCAAAGGCAGAGAAACCAATTGAGCAGAACAGCCTTCAGACAAAAGCATCAACACCAGAACCCTCTATCGCGGCCAATGTTATTGACCACTTAACAAACGACTCCTGGATGGCAAGCTTAGCTATCATGTTTGGCTTAGGGTTACTTTTGTCATTGACGCCTTGTGTTCTGCCAATGATCCCGATTGTCAGTGCTATTGTAGTGGGCACCAAGTCATCTGCTTTAAAAGGTCTTGCTCTGTCAGCCGTGTATGTAATTTCAATGGCACTTACTTATGCTGCCATCGGCGCTTTGGCAGGACTTTTCGGAACACAACTAAACCTACAAGCCACCCTTCAAAGCCCCTTCATCATTTCAATCAGTGCGTTTCTTTTTCTTCTTTTAAGCTTGGCAATGTTTGGAGTTTACGAAATAAGGTTACCCGCTTTTATTACAGACCGATTGCAATCTTATTCGACTAAGCTTGAATCAAACTCTCAACGCGCTTCACTATCACAATATGCTGCCGTGGCTTTATCAGGCGTCATTGCCACGCTCATCGTGTCACCGTGTGTGTCCGCACCACTTGCAGGAGTCGTACTCTACATCAGCAGCTCAGGCGACAGTGTGTATGGCGCTGTAATGTTATTCACGATGGCGCTTGGCATGGGTGTGCCATTGCTGCTAGTCGGCTTTTTCGGGGCCAGCATCCTTCCTAAAAACGGAGATTGGCTGAACGACATCAAATCCATTATGGGATTCGGCCTGCTTGGCGTGGCTATTTGGCTGCTATCAAGATACTTAGATGGACAATTAAGTGTCTTACTCTGGGCTATCTTCTTCTTAATGCTTACTTCCTACTTCATTCATAGGTCTGTTTCAATCCAGTCTCACCCTATACGCTGGTTCTGTGCTCTCATCTCTGGTGTGATGGGCATTAGCCTTGCTATAGGTGCGTTAAGTGGTGCTCGCAATCCCATTGAGCCATTTGAAACGCTAACGAGCTCCAGTACCGCAATAACTGAAAGCCGTGACGTCCCGTACGCGGTGACCATTGGCTCACTAACAGAACTACAAAAAATAAAAATGGACTATCAAGGAAGCCCCATTGTATTGGATCTCTACGCGGACTGGTGCATTAGCTGTAAAGTAATAGAAGAAGAAATATTCAAATCGACTGACGTCATGCCATATTGGAGCCATATCAAAATAGTGCGAGTTGATGTTACTGACAATACACAAGACAACAAACAATTAATGCAACATCTGAATTTATTTGGACCGCCCTCTCTCATTTTTATAAACCGTAAAGGGCAAGAAGAAGCACAACTTAAAATCATTGGCGAACCGACTAAAACAGAGGTCATTCAGCGACTACAGTTACTCTCAACAACACAGCAAAGTTTACAGTAG
- the accB gene encoding acetyl-CoA carboxylase biotin carboxyl carrier protein — protein sequence MDIRKIKKLIELLEESNVYEIEIKEGEEAVRISRGGAPVQVATVAAPAPVAAAPAAAPAPVAQDAAPAEISGHAVKSPMVGTFYQASAPGAKAFVEVGQKVNVGDTICIVEAMKMMNQIEADKAGTIGAILAEDGEPVEFDQPLVTIV from the coding sequence ATGGACATTCGTAAAATTAAAAAACTAATCGAGCTTCTTGAAGAATCCAACGTTTACGAAATCGAGATTAAAGAAGGCGAAGAAGCCGTTCGCATTAGTCGCGGTGGCGCTCCAGTTCAAGTTGCTACCGTTGCAGCTCCTGCTCCCGTAGCCGCTGCGCCCGCTGCAGCTCCTGCTCCCGTTGCTCAAGACGCTGCGCCTGCTGAAATTTCAGGCCATGCAGTAAAATCTCCAATGGTAGGTACTTTCTACCAAGCATCTGCTCCTGGTGCGAAAGCATTTGTTGAAGTTGGCCAGAAAGTAAATGTTGGCGACACTATTTGTATCGTTGAAGCAATGAAGATGATGAACCAAATTGAAGCGGACAAAGCAGGCACAATTGGTGCTATCTTGGCCGAAGACGGCGAACCTGTTGAATTTGATCAACCTCTTGTAACAATTGTTTAA
- the accC gene encoding acetyl-CoA carboxylase biotin carboxylase subunit, producing the protein MLDKVLIANRGEIALRILRACKELGIKTVAVHSKIDRDLLHVRLADETICIGPNPSKDSYLNIPALISAAELTDTSAIHPGYGFLAENADFAEQVENSGFTFIGPKAETIRLMGDKVSAIKAMKAAGVPTVPGSNGPVPSDPEECIKIAREIGFPVIVKAAAGGGGRGMRVVHNEASLLKSISITQSEAGSYFGDSTVYMEKFLQNPRHVEVQVIADGQGNAVHLYDRDCSLQRRHQKVLEEAPAPMLDPESRAQCLQACVDACIKIGYRGAGTFEFLYEDGGFYFIEMNTRVQVEHPVTEMVTGVDIVKEQLRIASGQPLSIKQEDVKIKGHAVEARINAEDPKTFMPSPGKVNYFHAPGGMGVRVDSHLYSGYLVPPTYDSMIAKIICHADSRELALKRLSVALDETFVDGIKTNIALQQDLATDPNFIEGGVNIHYLEKKLGL; encoded by the coding sequence ATGCTTGATAAGGTATTGATCGCAAACCGAGGCGAAATTGCACTTCGAATTCTTCGTGCATGTAAAGAGCTCGGTATTAAAACAGTTGCAGTACATTCAAAAATAGACCGCGACCTACTTCATGTGCGTTTGGCAGACGAAACAATTTGTATCGGCCCGAACCCATCCAAAGACAGCTACTTGAATATCCCTGCTCTAATTAGCGCCGCTGAATTGACGGATACCTCTGCTATCCACCCAGGTTATGGTTTCCTTGCTGAAAATGCAGACTTTGCAGAGCAAGTTGAAAACTCTGGCTTCACATTCATCGGACCAAAAGCAGAAACTATTCGCTTAATGGGCGATAAAGTTTCCGCTATCAAAGCCATGAAAGCAGCAGGCGTACCTACTGTACCCGGTTCAAATGGCCCTGTACCTTCTGATCCAGAAGAGTGCATAAAAATAGCGCGTGAAATTGGGTTCCCTGTGATCGTAAAAGCGGCTGCCGGTGGCGGCGGTCGAGGAATGCGAGTTGTTCACAATGAAGCAAGCCTCTTAAAGTCCATTAGTATCACTCAGTCTGAAGCAGGCTCATACTTCGGCGACAGCACGGTTTATATGGAAAAATTCCTACAAAACCCTCGCCATGTCGAAGTTCAAGTCATCGCCGATGGTCAAGGCAATGCCGTTCACCTTTATGACCGCGATTGTTCTTTACAACGCCGTCACCAAAAAGTTTTGGAAGAAGCGCCTGCGCCAATGCTTGATCCAGAATCACGAGCACAATGCCTACAAGCCTGTGTAGACGCGTGTATTAAGATTGGATATCGTGGCGCCGGCACCTTTGAATTCTTATATGAAGATGGTGGTTTCTACTTCATTGAGATGAACACTCGTGTTCAGGTAGAGCACCCTGTTACTGAAATGGTAACAGGTGTCGATATCGTCAAGGAACAGTTGCGAATTGCCTCTGGACAACCTCTTTCTATTAAACAAGAAGACGTTAAGATCAAAGGCCACGCTGTTGAAGCTCGAATCAACGCTGAAGACCCTAAAACCTTTATGCCAAGTCCCGGAAAGGTGAATTACTTCCACGCTCCCGGCGGCATGGGTGTTCGCGTAGATTCACACCTCTACAGCGGTTATTTGGTGCCACCTACCTATGACTCTATGATCGCTAAGATCATCTGTCACGCAGACAGCCGAGAGCTTGCTCTTAAACGATTGTCTGTGGCGCTTGATGAGACATTTGTAGACGGCATCAAAACGAATATCGCTCTACAGCAGGATCTTGCAACGGATCCGAACTTTATCGAAGGTGGCGTTAACATCCACTACCTTGAAAAGAAACTCGGTCTATAA
- the prmA gene encoding 50S ribosomal protein L11 methyltransferase, with translation MSWLQIRIHTTPDHVPAFEDSLLECGAMVVTFEDVYDDPVYEPDLNTTPLWKHTKVTGLFEADSDIEHIRPVIEHCAEKLGQTDIDLKIEILEDKDWIREWMDNYHPIKFGNRLWVCPTWREVPDEDAITLMLDPGLAFGTGTHPTTALCLEWLDSVDCKDKTIIDYGCGSGILGVAGLLLGAKQMIGIDIDPQAVEATRANAERNNIESSKYEVKLPPYDSDLQADLVVANILAGPLAELSSTISATVKTGGKLALSGVLANQAEDVVEAYKPWFDIESVVEKEEWIRIVATKK, from the coding sequence ATGTCTTGGCTACAGATTCGCATCCACACCACACCAGACCATGTCCCCGCTTTTGAAGATTCTCTTTTAGAATGTGGCGCTATGGTGGTGACTTTTGAAGATGTATATGATGATCCCGTCTACGAGCCTGATTTAAACACTACCCCTTTGTGGAAACACACTAAGGTCACTGGCCTATTTGAGGCTGACTCCGATATCGAACACATCCGCCCAGTGATAGAACACTGTGCTGAAAAACTAGGGCAAACAGACATCGATCTAAAAATTGAAATTCTCGAAGATAAAGACTGGATTCGAGAATGGATGGATAACTACCATCCTATCAAATTTGGAAATCGACTTTGGGTTTGTCCAACATGGCGAGAAGTGCCAGATGAAGATGCGATCACCCTGATGCTCGATCCAGGTCTAGCATTTGGAACCGGCACTCACCCAACAACGGCGCTGTGCTTGGAATGGCTAGACAGCGTTGATTGCAAAGATAAAACGATTATTGACTATGGCTGCGGCTCTGGCATTTTAGGTGTTGCAGGACTTTTACTCGGCGCTAAACAAATGATTGGTATCGATATCGACCCACAAGCCGTTGAAGCAACCCGTGCAAATGCAGAACGAAATAATATAGAATCTTCAAAATATGAAGTAAAACTTCCACCGTACGACTCCGATTTGCAAGCTGATTTAGTCGTTGCGAATATTCTAGCAGGGCCTTTGGCTGAGCTTTCCTCAACTATTTCTGCAACCGTAAAAACAGGCGGAAAACTAGCGCTTTCCGGTGTACTAGCAAATCAAGCAGAAGATGTTGTTGAAGCGTACAAGCCTTGGTTTGACATAGAAAGTGTTGTCGAAAAAGAAGAGTGGATTCGAATTGTTGCCACGAAAAAATAG
- a CDS encoding DUF3426 domain-containing protein — MAGNFITRCPKCSTAFRVTDDVLKMAAGKVRCGQCFHIFEAQAATPSAPPSLSKAPSNDDSTSKTANNNQNSPELADSGQQKQPAQKDNSHANSPPLFTAADEEIVNPNWLNTLFKEDDLELVSEPPKDDFKIAPLESEQFNTGISQQARPQGNTRTNSNDEPAPWELELAEIEANLSSPSTTKRISGSDTSQSTLEPSPEPLARSKNAQLNRNVSSQPDRASNEASENDEPDYMQALHSLAQNVSDQTPKLSNGQLELQESMSSIAATNSLAQLVEEEPTTTQIKSKRTLLWFLGVVIGIVILASQVLTHFFDQGSRSEQFRGLYRTACTYIGCALPAFENVTAISIQHVRIQSHPQKPNALLVNAIMTNTSAYAQPMPKIALEFYDLNGSPVAARLFAPESYLHRDFLDITYMPPNTPIHLVIPIVDPGASAVTHELKVYSSDTRSY, encoded by the coding sequence ATGGCTGGTAATTTCATTACTCGTTGTCCAAAATGCTCTACTGCATTTCGTGTAACCGATGATGTTTTAAAGATGGCTGCTGGAAAAGTTCGATGCGGCCAGTGCTTCCATATATTCGAAGCACAAGCAGCGACGCCCTCTGCACCACCTTCTCTTTCTAAAGCACCCTCCAATGACGACTCTACGTCAAAGACAGCAAACAATAATCAGAACTCACCTGAGCTAGCTGACTCTGGCCAACAAAAGCAACCCGCACAGAAAGACAATTCACATGCAAACAGTCCGCCTCTATTTACGGCAGCGGACGAAGAGATTGTTAACCCTAACTGGTTAAATACTCTCTTTAAAGAAGACGACCTTGAGTTAGTGAGCGAACCACCAAAGGATGACTTCAAAATTGCACCGCTCGAAAGCGAGCAGTTCAACACAGGCATATCGCAACAGGCTCGTCCTCAAGGAAACACAAGAACAAACTCTAACGATGAGCCTGCACCTTGGGAATTAGAGCTTGCTGAAATCGAAGCCAATTTAAGCAGCCCATCGACAACAAAGCGTATTTCTGGGAGCGACACTTCTCAGAGCACACTAGAACCCTCACCAGAGCCACTAGCTCGCTCAAAAAACGCACAACTCAATAGAAATGTAAGCTCACAGCCCGACCGAGCCTCTAACGAAGCTTCTGAAAACGACGAGCCTGATTATATGCAAGCCCTACATTCGCTAGCGCAAAATGTATCAGATCAGACACCAAAGTTAAGTAATGGCCAGCTCGAACTGCAAGAATCAATGAGCTCAATCGCTGCAACAAACAGCCTCGCTCAGCTTGTGGAAGAGGAGCCGACAACAACTCAGATAAAGAGCAAGCGCACGCTCCTTTGGTTCCTTGGCGTTGTAATTGGCATTGTCATATTGGCGAGCCAAGTATTGACTCACTTCTTTGATCAAGGAAGTCGTTCTGAACAATTTAGAGGACTTTATCGCACCGCGTGTACCTATATAGGGTGCGCTCTCCCAGCCTTTGAAAATGTAACTGCGATTTCTATTCAACATGTTCGAATTCAAAGCCATCCACAAAAACCAAATGCATTACTGGTCAATGCGATCATGACAAATACGAGCGCGTACGCTCAGCCTATGCCTAAAATTGCACTTGAGTTTTACGATCTAAATGGCTCACCTGTTGCCGCAAGGCTGTTCGCACCAGAGAGCTACTTACATAGAGATTTTCTCGACATAACCTACATGCCACCAAACACCCCTATTCACTTAGTTATTCCGATTGTTGACCCGGGGGCGAGTGCTGTTACGCATGAACTTAAAGTGTATTCATCGGATACAAGATCGTACTAA
- the dusB gene encoding tRNA dihydrouridine synthase DusB produces the protein MAFAIGSYNIDRPVILAPMAGVTDLPFRRLCYQQGAGLVVSEMVTSDVRLWNSTKSKHRLVHDKEIQPRSVQIAGANAEMMVEAAQKNVELGAQIIDINMGCPAKKVLNKAAGSALLKDESLVQDILKSVVDSVEVPVTLKIRTGWSSEQRNGLTIAKIAEDCGIQALAVHGRTRACKFQGEAEYDTIAEIKQSVGIPVFANGDITDAQTAQRVMTYTKADAVMIGRAAQGRPWIFNEINHYLRHGELPPSPDIESIKETVVEHVKALHQFYGEFMGIRIARKHVGWYLKTLADTSSFRSLFNKTDDANEQLDVLESFFVSRKSTSLHI, from the coding sequence ATGGCTTTCGCTATTGGCTCATACAATATAGATAGGCCCGTTATTCTAGCGCCGATGGCTGGCGTAACAGACCTACCATTTCGACGCCTTTGTTATCAACAGGGTGCTGGTTTAGTTGTATCTGAAATGGTGACCTCTGACGTACGGCTTTGGAATTCCACAAAGAGCAAGCATAGACTCGTTCATGACAAAGAAATCCAGCCACGATCAGTTCAAATTGCAGGTGCAAATGCTGAGATGATGGTTGAAGCGGCACAAAAAAATGTCGAATTGGGCGCTCAAATTATCGACATCAATATGGGTTGTCCCGCGAAAAAAGTGCTGAACAAAGCTGCGGGCTCTGCGCTACTGAAAGACGAATCACTTGTCCAAGACATACTTAAATCTGTAGTTGATAGTGTAGAAGTACCCGTTACATTAAAAATTCGTACGGGGTGGTCTTCCGAACAGCGTAATGGCTTGACCATCGCAAAAATTGCAGAAGATTGCGGAATACAAGCATTGGCGGTACACGGCCGAACTCGAGCCTGCAAATTTCAAGGCGAAGCCGAATACGACACCATTGCAGAAATAAAGCAATCCGTCGGCATCCCTGTTTTCGCAAATGGCGACATTACAGATGCACAAACAGCTCAACGTGTAATGACATACACAAAGGCTGACGCTGTCATGATTGGCAGAGCAGCTCAAGGAAGACCTTGGATCTTCAATGAGATAAACCATTACTTGCGTCATGGGGAACTACCTCCTTCGCCAGATATAGAAAGTATCAAAGAAACTGTTGTTGAGCACGTAAAAGCACTGCATCAGTTTTATGGTGAATTTATGGGAATTAGAATTGCACGCAAGCATGTCGGTTGGTATCTAAAAACACTGGCAGATACGAGCTCATTTCGCAGTCTGTTTAATAAAACAGACGATGCAAACGAGCAGTTAGACGTATTGGAAAGTTTTTTTGTTTCTCGCAAGAGCACATCGTTACATATATAA
- the fis gene encoding DNA-binding transcriptional regulator Fis codes for MVEQTHTQTFQSASSEQSQTLRDNVEKALQNYFTHLDGQPVTDLYQLVLAEVEAPLLESVMNYTKDNQTKASTILGLNRGTLRKKLKQYGML; via the coding sequence GTGGTAGAACAAACACACACTCAAACGTTCCAGTCTGCATCTTCGGAGCAGTCACAAACTCTTCGTGACAACGTAGAAAAGGCTCTTCAAAACTACTTCACTCATTTAGACGGGCAACCTGTTACGGATCTCTACCAATTAGTATTGGCAGAAGTCGAAGCTCCTCTACTTGAGTCTGTTATGAACTACACGAAGGACAATCAGACCAAAGCATCGACTATTCTTGGTTTAAACCGAGGCACATTGCGTAAAAAATTAAAGCAATACGGTATGCTATAG